In Halobacteriovorax sp. HLS, the following are encoded in one genomic region:
- the lon gene encoding endopeptidase La, translating into MSDFENEYQVQISANESNETNFPESVVIIPIMNSPIFPGMIAPIILTEDKFTPELDEQLLKTGYIALNLVKSDLKDETGNFVPDEELDLDAREITPKDIYKVGVLCKVVKKLKLPDGSVNILVHGIKRYRASGISQKTSLIITKIDVFDDILESDEELDAYTRSVINQVKKLSEINPYFNEEMKLAMLNPPSPGALADLVAFAISLDISEAQDFLETLVVKKRFAKLLVYLKREKDVADIQKKISDEVNDKVNKYQREYFLREQLKVIRAELGMDEDEKSRDLKKMREQIEEAGLPEDTLKSLKEEMDRLEVIPESSPEYNVTRTYINWMIDLPWNKSTDDKVDMPTAAKILEKDHFGLEKAKERILEFLAVRKLKPGYDGTILCLAGPPGVGKTSLGRSIAESLGRKFYRFSLGGMRDEAEIKGHRKTYVGAMPGRIIQTLKRVEVNNPVIMLDEIDKLGQSFQGDPASALLEVLDPEQNSTFIDNYLDIPFDLSKVLFIATANYLGDIPEPLLDRMEVIELSGYTIEEKVSIANKWVIPKQLKKHGLSKADFSLGIPVIKKLISDYAREPGVRVMEQYIAKLCRKAALLKVSAKRKAKKFSPLAKDLEGFVGPARYQSDMAQKFVPPGVVTGLAWTSFGGEILFIETLPLAGKGGFKLTGQLGDVMHESANLAYSYVKKLLQLEMEAIAKKAPKVKKKKSDDQDDCEIEPEDYLSEHEVHLHLPAGATPKDGPSAGITMALALYSLATSKKIRPQLAMTGELSLTGKVLPVGGIKEKVLAAKRAGIKEIILPKDCEKDLIEVPERHRKGLKFYPVEHFDEVLKIAFKRK; encoded by the coding sequence ATGTCAGATTTTGAAAACGAATATCAGGTTCAAATCTCTGCAAATGAAAGCAATGAGACTAACTTTCCTGAATCCGTTGTTATTATACCTATTATGAATAGCCCGATTTTTCCGGGAATGATTGCACCTATAATTTTGACAGAAGATAAGTTTACCCCTGAATTGGATGAACAGCTTCTTAAGACTGGTTATATTGCTTTAAACTTAGTGAAGTCTGATTTAAAAGATGAAACAGGAAACTTTGTACCAGATGAAGAATTAGATTTAGATGCTAGAGAAATTACTCCAAAAGATATTTATAAAGTAGGTGTACTTTGTAAGGTTGTAAAAAAACTAAAGCTTCCAGATGGTTCAGTTAATATTTTAGTTCATGGAATCAAGAGATATAGAGCATCTGGTATAAGCCAAAAGACCTCTCTTATTATTACTAAGATTGATGTATTTGATGATATTTTAGAGTCCGATGAAGAGCTTGATGCATATACTCGCTCTGTTATAAATCAAGTTAAAAAGCTTAGTGAGATTAATCCTTACTTCAATGAAGAGATGAAGCTCGCAATGTTAAATCCACCTTCACCAGGGGCTTTGGCCGATCTTGTTGCTTTTGCAATTTCATTAGATATTTCTGAGGCACAAGACTTTCTTGAAACACTTGTGGTTAAGAAGAGGTTTGCTAAGCTTCTTGTTTACTTAAAAAGAGAAAAGGATGTTGCAGACATTCAAAAGAAAATATCTGATGAAGTTAATGATAAAGTTAATAAGTATCAAAGAGAATACTTTCTAAGAGAGCAGCTTAAGGTGATTAGAGCTGAACTTGGAATGGATGAGGATGAGAAGTCACGTGACCTTAAGAAGATGCGTGAACAAATTGAAGAAGCTGGCTTACCTGAAGATACTTTAAAATCTTTAAAAGAAGAAATGGATAGGTTAGAAGTTATTCCAGAAAGTTCTCCAGAGTATAATGTTACAAGAACGTATATTAACTGGATGATTGATCTTCCTTGGAATAAATCTACTGATGATAAAGTTGATATGCCAACAGCAGCTAAAATTTTAGAAAAAGATCATTTTGGCTTAGAAAAAGCTAAAGAAAGAATTCTTGAATTCTTGGCAGTGAGAAAGCTTAAGCCAGGATATGATGGAACTATTCTATGCCTTGCAGGTCCTCCTGGAGTTGGTAAAACTTCCTTAGGGAGAAGTATTGCTGAATCTCTTGGAAGAAAATTTTATCGCTTTAGTCTTGGTGGAATGAGAGATGAGGCCGAAATAAAAGGTCATAGAAAAACTTATGTAGGAGCAATGCCAGGGCGTATAATCCAAACTTTAAAGAGAGTAGAAGTTAATAACCCTGTTATTATGCTAGATGAGATTGATAAACTAGGTCAGTCATTTCAAGGTGATCCTGCATCTGCATTATTAGAGGTTCTAGATCCTGAACAGAACTCTACATTTATTGATAATTACTTAGATATACCTTTTGATTTATCTAAAGTTTTATTTATAGCAACTGCGAACTATTTAGGTGATATTCCTGAACCTCTTTTAGATAGAATGGAAGTAATAGAGCTTAGTGGTTATACGATTGAAGAAAAAGTTTCAATTGCTAATAAATGGGTAATACCTAAGCAACTTAAGAAACATGGTTTATCAAAGGCTGATTTCTCATTAGGTATTCCTGTTATTAAGAAACTTATATCTGATTATGCTAGAGAGCCTGGTGTAAGGGTGATGGAACAATATATAGCCAAGCTATGTCGTAAAGCGGCCTTGTTAAAAGTCTCTGCCAAGAGAAAGGCCAAGAAGTTTTCACCTCTAGCGAAAGACTTAGAGGGCTTCGTAGGCCCAGCTAGATATCAAAGTGATATGGCACAAAAATTTGTTCCTCCTGGCGTTGTGACAGGTCTTGCCTGGACTTCATTTGGTGGAGAAATATTATTCATTGAAACACTACCTCTTGCTGGAAAAGGTGGCTTTAAGCTAACTGGACAGTTAGGTGATGTAATGCATGAGTCAGCCAACCTTGCTTATAGCTATGTTAAAAAGCTTCTTCAACTTGAAATGGAAGCAATAGCTAAAAAGGCACCAAAAGTTAAAAAGAAAAAAAGTGATGATCAAGATGATTGTGAAATAGAGCCAGAAGATTATTTATCTGAGCACGAGGTTCACCTACACTTACCTGCTGGAGCAACTCCTAAAGATGGGCCTAGTGCTGGTATTACAATGGCCCTGGCTTTATATAGTCTAGCTACAAGTAAAAAAATAAGACCTCAACTTGCTATGACTGGTGAGTTAAGTCTTACAGGTAAAGTCCTTCCAGTTGGTGGAATAAAGGAAAAGGTTCTAGCTGCAAAAAGAGCAGGAATTAAAGAAATTATTTTACCAAAAGACTGTGAAAAAGATCTTATTGAAGTTCCCGAGAGACATCGCAAGGGACTGAAGTTCTATCCTGTAGAACATTTCGATGAAGTACTAAAGATTGCATTTAAAAGAAAATAA
- the rpoZ gene encoding DNA-directed RNA polymerase subunit omega gives MARITIEDCLEKVENRYELVHLAVKRVKQLREGSNPLVRSKNKEVVTALREIAAGKVKHAPVSEYDSDEF, from the coding sequence ATGGCCAGAATTACAATTGAAGATTGCTTAGAAAAAGTAGAAAACAGATATGAACTTGTTCACTTAGCTGTTAAGAGAGTAAAGCAATTGAGAGAAGGTTCTAATCCACTTGTAAGAAGTAAAAATAAAGAAGTTGTTACTGCTTTAAGAGAAATTGCAGCAGGTAAAGTAAAGCATGCTCCTGTTAGTGAGTATGATTCTGACGAATTCTAA
- a CDS encoding matrixin family metalloprotease, whose protein sequence is MLKSWSLILVSYFICFSSYSYLVMRSDAGQFNKWNSSSNINFFLTNSVQGISSSDVDSIVFSSVNSYNSIISNSINLLISNDGEVSGRNDIYQLSNDVFFSDSSIVAVTTTHTDSVTGKIVEADIALSSTYSFSNSAYNKNYLGNAMTHEIGHALGLDHSQLRDATMFFETKKGQYSLHSDDKSGLKMLYGETSEGNITGIAAGGSSLVSVFGAHVTAFSQSSGKAITSTVSDDNGAFTLSNLPLDDTYFIYVEPINEVGLKTQYYNVVKKNYCDNGNSYKGGFFQRCFGDDRGKPYGISLNNSQSSVNMGYVSIKCGLEVSREYMISKGETFTPQIVTKDTNSTYVGSSHVGFFNTKSINGALVFDDLYDDYNLDLSLYDLHADFPGKDLYLEVRIATQPFYSPLRVTTILNHEDYLSPVYEPFLASSLPVDTDGKYDLSITHRLPISTVQLKNIYNLKIVPSNIDQVHSMDENHPLSYEIFSLSRSGFNEDRHFYFITTRLVEKVGVDYKQVSQKNFGTLTDNSSCMDGAQTYSVTANTISNGDNLKATKKKSDDSALPVACGSIVDINSGPPGNGPSASLLTVLFMMISLLKLSSSRILE, encoded by the coding sequence AATCCTCGTTTCATATTTTATTTGTTTTTCTAGCTATTCGTATTTAGTTATGAGAAGTGATGCTGGACAATTTAATAAATGGAATAGTTCTAGTAATATAAATTTCTTTCTAACGAATAGTGTTCAAGGTATCTCTAGCTCAGATGTAGATAGTATCGTTTTTAGTTCAGTAAATTCATATAATTCAATAATTTCAAATTCAATTAATCTTCTTATATCTAATGATGGAGAAGTTTCTGGACGAAATGACATTTACCAATTGAGTAATGATGTCTTTTTTAGTGATAGCTCTATAGTAGCCGTTACAACAACTCATACTGACTCTGTAACTGGTAAAATAGTTGAAGCTGATATCGCTCTTAGTAGTACTTATTCATTTTCAAACTCTGCATATAATAAAAACTATCTCGGCAATGCGATGACACATGAAATTGGTCATGCTCTAGGTTTAGATCATAGTCAGCTTAGAGATGCCACTATGTTTTTTGAAACGAAGAAAGGACAATACTCCTTACACAGTGATGATAAAAGTGGTTTAAAGATGCTATATGGAGAAACATCAGAAGGTAATATCACTGGGATCGCTGCAGGGGGCTCTTCATTAGTGAGTGTTTTTGGAGCACATGTAACAGCTTTTAGTCAAAGTAGTGGAAAGGCCATTACTTCTACTGTAAGCGATGATAATGGTGCATTTACACTTAGTAATCTACCTCTTGATGATACATACTTTATTTATGTGGAACCTATAAATGAGGTAGGGTTAAAAACTCAATATTATAATGTGGTTAAAAAGAATTATTGTGACAATGGAAATTCATATAAAGGTGGATTTTTTCAAAGATGCTTTGGAGATGATAGAGGTAAGCCTTACGGAATAAGCTTGAATAATTCTCAAAGCTCGGTAAATATGGGTTACGTATCAATTAAGTGCGGCCTGGAGGTAAGTAGGGAGTATATGATTTCTAAGGGAGAAACTTTTACTCCTCAAATTGTAACTAAAGATACTAACTCTACTTATGTTGGAAGTTCGCATGTTGGATTTTTTAATACAAAGAGTATTAACGGTGCGCTCGTTTTTGATGATCTATATGATGACTATAATTTAGACTTAAGTCTTTATGATTTACACGCAGACTTTCCAGGTAAAGACCTATACTTAGAAGTTCGAATTGCGACTCAACCTTTTTACTCACCATTAAGAGTTACTACTATTCTTAATCATGAAGATTACTTATCACCTGTTTATGAACCATTTCTGGCTTCAAGCCTTCCTGTTGATACAGATGGCAAATATGATTTAAGCATTACACATCGCCTACCTATTTCTACTGTTCAGCTCAAGAATATTTATAATCTTAAAATTGTTCCGAGCAATATTGATCAAGTTCATTCAATGGATGAAAATCATCCTTTAAGTTATGAAATATTTTCCCTTTCAAGATCAGGCTTTAATGAAGATAGGCATTTCTATTTCATAACAACAAGACTAGTTGAAAAAGTAGGGGTTGATTATAAGCAAGTTAGCCAAAAGAACTTTGGAACACTGACAGACAACTCTTCTTGTATGGATGGAGCTCAGACTTATTCAGTAACGGCCAATACGATTAGTAATGGTGATAATTTAAAAGCAACTAAGAAAAAGAGTGACGATTCAGCTCTTCCTGTCGCTTGTGGCTCCATTGTTGATATCAATTCTGGACCTCCTGGTAATGGACCTTCTGCGTCATTGCTTACTGTGCTATTTATGATGATTTCTCTATTAAAGTTAAGTTCTTCTAGAATTCTCGAATAA